In Bacteroidota bacterium, the following proteins share a genomic window:
- a CDS encoding SDR family oxidoreductase, which produces MDLGLKNKIALVAASSQGLGRAVAESLSEEGATVVLCARDKKNLTAAAKEISAKTGGELFAIPCDVSSAKEIDKLVRTVAKKFGSVHILVNNAGGPPVESFDRLSDDHWSKGVQLTMMSAIRLTRAVIPFMQRQHWGRIITINSIAGKQPIQELVISSTLRPGLIGLHKVLATQYAKDGILINTVCPGFVMTKRQEEISKVRSAKANITVEEYMRQQAKEIPLGRYGTPREIADVVAFLASLRAGFLTGATISVDGGMMRGLL; this is translated from the coding sequence ATGGATCTAGGACTAAAGAACAAAATTGCTTTGGTTGCCGCATCGAGTCAGGGGCTCGGAAGAGCGGTTGCAGAATCCCTCTCCGAGGAGGGAGCCACCGTGGTTCTCTGCGCACGGGATAAAAAAAATCTCACAGCAGCGGCAAAAGAAATTTCGGCAAAGACGGGGGGCGAACTCTTTGCAATCCCGTGCGATGTAAGCAGCGCTAAGGAAATCGACAAGCTTGTGAGAACGGTCGCCAAGAAGTTCGGTTCGGTCCACATCCTTGTAAACAACGCCGGCGGACCTCCAGTTGAGTCGTTCGACCGCTTGTCGGACGACCACTGGTCGAAAGGCGTACAGCTGACGATGATGAGCGCGATCCGGTTGACGCGGGCAGTCATCCCGTTCATGCAAAGGCAGCATTGGGGAAGGATCATCACGATCAACTCGATAGCAGGAAAGCAGCCGATCCAGGAATTAGTGATCTCTTCCACGCTTCGCCCCGGATTGATCGGTCTGCATAAAGTGCTTGCGACCCAGTATGCGAAGGACGGCATCCTCATCAACACGGTCTGTCCGGGGTTTGTGATGACCAAACGGCAGGAAGAAATTTCGAAGGTCCGTTCCGCCAAGGCGAACATCACCGTTGAGGAATACATGAGGCAGCAGGCGAAGGAGATTCCGCTCGGGAGATACGGGACACCCCGGGAGATCGCCGATGTCGTTGCATTCCTTGCGTCGTTGCGGGCCGGATTTCTGACGGGGGCGACGATCAGTGTGGACGGGGGAATGATGAGAGGACTGCTGTAA
- a CDS encoding response regulator gives MPESTQEKYSILIIDDEASNVNTLGAVLEHEGYAVFRATSGEEGLRVLDGERVDLVLLDILMPGLDGFETLARIRVHKKTKELPVIFLTGFMRDSVSMERGFNLGVNEYLLKPIDTNELLVRVKSILRMTAAEKKVMRLQSDFFSMLVHDLRGPLTAIRAFTSLMIEERNLSQQDKDEMVQTIEKASEQMLDLIDDILDLSKLESEYVTLNKHSIDLIGMIDHAMMQMKPLALKKSISFTKNYRLREVMIVADEAKMEQVMNNLLMNSMKFTGEHGEIAVSVEHLQPNDPLARAKGILVPSVVVCVKDNGIGIPAGEIPFIFDKYRQIIASAVIAEKGTGLGLAICKNIVEAHRGKIWAESKEHAGSSFYFSLPIE, from the coding sequence ATGCCGGAATCCACGCAAGAGAAGTATTCCATCCTGATCATTGACGACGAGGCCTCCAACGTCAATACGCTGGGGGCAGTCCTTGAACACGAAGGATACGCTGTTTTCCGTGCGACGTCCGGTGAAGAAGGCTTGCGCGTTCTGGATGGAGAACGGGTCGATCTTGTCCTTCTTGATATTCTTATGCCCGGGTTGGACGGCTTCGAAACGCTTGCCCGCATTCGCGTTCATAAAAAGACCAAAGAACTCCCCGTCATTTTTCTCACCGGCTTTATGCGCGATTCCGTATCAATGGAGCGCGGCTTTAACCTTGGAGTCAACGAGTATCTTTTAAAACCGATCGACACGAACGAACTGCTCGTGCGCGTCAAATCCATTCTGAGGATGACCGCAGCAGAGAAGAAGGTGATGCGACTCCAGTCGGATTTCTTCTCTATGCTGGTGCATGACCTCCGCGGCCCGCTGACGGCCATTCGTGCCTTTACGAGCTTGATGATCGAGGAAAGGAACCTCAGTCAGCAGGACAAAGACGAAATGGTCCAGACGATCGAGAAGGCGAGCGAGCAAATGCTCGACCTGATCGACGACATCCTCGACCTTTCGAAGCTTGAATCGGAATATGTCACACTCAACAAGCATTCGATAGACTTGATCGGCATGATCGACCATGCGATGATGCAGATGAAGCCTCTTGCCTTAAAGAAGTCGATCTCCTTCACAAAAAATTACCGACTTCGGGAAGTTATGATTGTGGCCGACGAGGCGAAAATGGAGCAGGTTATGAATAACCTCCTGATGAACAGCATGAAGTTTACGGGAGAACACGGAGAAATTGCAGTTTCCGTGGAACACCTTCAGCCGAATGATCCGCTTGCGAGGGCGAAAGGGATTTTAGTGCCCTCCGTCGTGGTCTGCGTGAAAGATAACGGCATCGGCATACCTGCCGGGGAGATTCCTTTTATTTTTGACAAATACCGCCAGATTATAGCATCTGCCGTCATCGCGGAAAAAGGGACGGGGCTCGGCCTTGCGATCTGCAAGAACATTGTTGAAGCTCACAGGGGGAAAATCTGGGCAGAAAGCAAAGAGCATGCTGGGAGTTCTTTTTACTTTAGTTTACCGATAGAATGA
- a CDS encoding ABC transporter ATP-binding protein, translated as MINAIEVENLTKRFGNFYAVDHINFEVKKGEIFGFLGANGAGKSTTIRMLCALLQSTEGTARVGGFDINREPERVKENIGYMSQKFSLYDDLTVDENISFFGRVYGLKNSDLQHRRQWVLEMANLVGREKSITRTLPGGWKQRLALGCAVLHRPKTVFLDEPTSGVDPVMRRKFWELINDLSAEGITVLVTTHFLEEAEYCNDIIFINAGKIIAGGSPKELKHNYIKSPLLEVQCENVVEAMTIIAKEPWAEETSVFGTFLHVSVSDEQFARQQIQEILKAQNIGWTKIDRITPSLEDVFIYLLDQEAKKAA; from the coding sequence ATGATCAATGCAATCGAGGTCGAAAACCTCACGAAGCGATTCGGAAACTTTTACGCGGTCGACCACATCAACTTTGAAGTGAAGAAGGGAGAGATCTTCGGTTTTCTCGGCGCGAACGGCGCCGGAAAGTCCACGACGATCAGAATGCTGTGTGCGCTCCTTCAATCGACCGAAGGGACCGCGCGGGTAGGCGGGTTCGATATTAACAGAGAACCGGAACGGGTGAAAGAGAATATCGGATACATGTCGCAGAAGTTTTCGTTGTATGACGATCTGACGGTCGACGAAAATATCAGTTTTTTTGGGCGCGTCTACGGCCTGAAGAACAGCGACCTCCAGCACCGCCGCCAATGGGTGCTCGAAATGGCGAACCTGGTCGGGAGGGAAAAAAGCATCACCCGGACCCTCCCCGGCGGCTGGAAACAGCGGCTTGCCCTGGGATGCGCGGTGCTGCACCGTCCCAAAACGGTTTTTCTCGATGAACCGACCAGCGGCGTTGATCCGGTCATGCGCCGGAAATTCTGGGAATTGATCAACGACCTGTCGGCCGAAGGTATCACCGTCCTCGTGACGACGCATTTTCTCGAAGAGGCGGAATATTGCAACGATATCATCTTTATCAACGCGGGAAAAATTATCGCGGGGGGAAGCCCGAAAGAATTGAAACACAATTATATCAAGTCGCCGCTCCTTGAAGTGCAATGCGAGAACGTTGTGGAAGCGATGACGATCATCGCCAAGGAGCCCTGGGCGGAAGAAACGTCCGTGTTCGGCACATTTCTCCATGTGAGCGTGTCCGACGAACAGTTCGCCCGGCAGCAGATTCAGGAGATCCTGAAGGCGCAAAACATCGGCTGGACCAAAATAGACAGAATCACACCGTCCCTCGAGGATGTGTTTATCTATCTGCTTGACCAGGAAGCGAAGAAAGCGGCCTAA
- a CDS encoding ABC transporter ATP-binding protein: MNSTNEKTASANAIELHSVSKKFGDLKAVDALTLEVRKGEMFALVGPDGAGKTTTIRMLCGIIVPTEGELSVLGYDVKKQPDEVRKRIGYLSQKFSLYGDLTVDENIEFFAEIHGVRDYKPRRDELLEFTRLTPFRSRLADKLSGGMKQKLALACTLVHTPEVIFLDEPTTGVDPVSRRDFWKVLSNLLKSGITIVMTTPYLDEAERCTHVALMSEGKILVADTPPNVKKVMKGTIVEIVCSEIRASFKLLRAYASVKEVQAFGDRLNIVVDNADRDVPFVVAHLKEHGIVVTDTRTIPPSLENVFISLLSDNSPKKESEVAAS; this comes from the coding sequence ATGAATTCAACCAACGAAAAGACTGCGTCAGCCAATGCGATTGAATTGCATTCCGTCTCGAAGAAATTCGGGGACCTGAAAGCGGTCGATGCTCTGACGCTCGAGGTCCGCAAGGGAGAAATGTTCGCCCTCGTCGGCCCGGATGGCGCGGGAAAAACGACAACGATACGGATGCTGTGCGGCATCATCGTTCCGACGGAAGGGGAATTATCGGTTCTCGGGTATGATGTAAAAAAGCAGCCCGACGAAGTGCGGAAACGCATCGGTTACCTTTCCCAGAAATTCAGCCTCTACGGCGACCTCACCGTCGATGAGAATATCGAATTCTTTGCGGAGATCCATGGCGTCAGGGACTACAAGCCGCGCCGCGACGAACTCCTCGAGTTCACGAGGCTGACCCCTTTCAGGTCGCGCCTTGCCGATAAGCTCTCAGGCGGAATGAAACAAAAACTGGCGCTCGCTTGCACGCTCGTTCACACTCCCGAGGTCATTTTCCTCGATGAGCCGACGACGGGTGTCGACCCGGTCTCTCGCCGAGATTTCTGGAAAGTGCTCTCGAATCTATTGAAATCCGGCATCACGATCGTGATGACGACACCGTATCTCGACGAGGCAGAACGGTGCACTCACGTTGCATTGATGAGCGAGGGGAAAATTCTGGTGGCCGATACGCCTCCGAATGTCAAAAAAGTTATGAAAGGAACGATCGTGGAGATCGTGTGCAGCGAGATCCGGGCTTCCTTCAAATTATTAAGGGCATATGCCTCCGTGAAAGAAGTCCAGGCGTTCGGCGACAGATTGAACATCGTCGTCGACAATGCCGATCGAGATGTCCCTTTCGTGGTTGCGCATTTGAAGGAACACGGCATCGTTGTAACCGACACAAGAACGATTCCTCCATCCCTTGAGAACGTATTTATTTCGCTGCTATCCGATAATTCGCCAAAAAAAGAAAGCGAGGTTGCTGCATCGTGA
- a CDS encoding patatin-like phospholipase family protein: protein MSKIFAPLRSSFYQGLGVFVKCCFSFLALSVTPLWAQHVIIVHPQFVEYSAKEEDVVPFKEIKRPKIGLVLSGGGVRGITHVGVLKALEKNHIPIDLIVGTSIGSLVGGLYASGYTADQLRTLVDTTNWAQVLSFTDEANRTDLFVGQKQAADRNLLTIRFDGLTPVIPSALSNGQRFTTFINQLILQGIYHPNHSFDDLKIPFRAVTTDMISGRRTVLGSGNLAEALRASISVPLLYSSVRRDSMELTDGGLLSNIPVEVASDLKMDIIIAVDVSSPLRTSQQLNAPWEIADQIINIMAQLPNKQSLQKATIVIKPDIEGHMAGDLTGLDSLIVKGEKAADAVMPALLDSIQKKQTVDYSSNPAVDKLSFKISSVSFQGPQLPPDITAELSALTSRDRVPIDVLKEKVSSLYLRGDYKDSYAEVMVHDSTAAVKFVNIPNTKILAVDIRGDSLITKEELLPFMGRLLNKAANPDSTRAALNDILGLYRDRGYSLARIQSVRLDSLQGILHVAIDEGIISHMSIEGTTKSRDWVIWRELPFSVGDIFTVSNAQQAIANIMATNLFEQVLIDVRYSEDKAEIVIKTTEKKSELGGVGLRIDSERGLQPSAELRDENFLGAATELGGYFGGGLRNRKYLFEFKANRIFNSYYTFDLNSFYDLKDIYVYGNDPAVQTPTSFNRVRIGEYRQIEDGGSFSLGTQVERLGTVTAEYRLGLNRINFLSGTGYSTDKFTLQTIKLSSTIDTQDQFPFARSGSLMNISWETASSIGAGEIGYSKIFLSYEWFSTYLAGQTLHPKIVFGFGDQTLPLSQQFTLGGEDSFYGLNEDDSRGRQIFVINVEYRALLPIKFFWDTYFTLRYDFGSIWPEQQSISLRDLHHGVGTGIAIDTPAGKVSFSVGRSFFVRRDLLAQPLSLGPVIAYFSFGYPLL from the coding sequence ATGAGTAAAATATTCGCCCCTCTGCGAAGTTCTTTTTATCAGGGCCTCGGTGTATTTGTCAAGTGCTGTTTTTCCTTTCTCGCTCTCTCCGTTACGCCTCTTTGGGCCCAACACGTGATAATCGTTCATCCTCAATTTGTCGAGTACTCCGCCAAAGAAGAAGATGTCGTTCCGTTTAAAGAAATTAAAAGGCCTAAAATTGGGCTTGTCTTAAGTGGCGGGGGGGTGCGCGGCATTACCCATGTCGGCGTCCTCAAAGCGCTCGAAAAAAATCATATCCCGATCGACCTTATTGTGGGAACAAGCATCGGAAGTTTAGTCGGCGGACTGTATGCATCAGGATACACGGCGGACCAGCTTCGTACGCTCGTTGATACAACCAATTGGGCTCAGGTTCTTTCCTTCACGGACGAGGCAAACCGCACCGATCTTTTTGTCGGACAGAAGCAGGCGGCGGATAGAAATCTTCTTACCATTCGGTTCGATGGACTCACCCCCGTCATCCCGTCGGCATTGTCCAACGGGCAGCGTTTCACGACGTTCATTAACCAGTTGATCCTTCAAGGCATCTATCATCCCAACCATTCATTTGACGATCTGAAGATCCCGTTCCGCGCCGTCACCACAGACATGATTTCGGGACGAAGAACTGTTCTTGGTTCAGGGAACCTTGCCGAGGCGTTAAGGGCGAGTATCTCCGTCCCCTTATTGTACAGTTCCGTACGGCGTGACTCTATGGAATTAACCGACGGCGGCCTGTTGTCCAATATTCCTGTCGAAGTCGCCAGTGATTTGAAGATGGATATTATCATCGCGGTCGACGTCTCGAGTCCGCTGCGCACTTCGCAGCAGCTTAATGCGCCGTGGGAAATCGCGGACCAGATCATCAACATCATGGCCCAGCTGCCGAACAAGCAATCTCTCCAAAAAGCGACCATTGTCATCAAACCGGACATTGAAGGCCACATGGCAGGGGACCTCACCGGCCTCGACTCGCTGATTGTCAAAGGGGAGAAGGCCGCCGATGCGGTGATGCCGGCGCTCTTGGACAGCATTCAAAAAAAACAAACTGTTGACTATTCTTCAAACCCCGCCGTTGATAAGCTTTCATTTAAGATCTCCTCGGTCAGTTTCCAGGGTCCCCAACTTCCGCCGGACATCACGGCCGAATTATCCGCGTTGACCTCGCGCGACCGGGTTCCGATCGATGTTCTTAAAGAAAAAGTGTCTTCGCTCTACCTCCGTGGGGACTACAAAGATTCGTATGCCGAAGTCATGGTTCACGATTCAACCGCAGCGGTGAAATTCGTCAACATTCCCAATACAAAGATCCTGGCCGTCGATATCAGAGGCGATTCTTTGATCACAAAGGAGGAACTGCTGCCGTTCATGGGACGGTTGCTCAATAAGGCGGCAAATCCGGACAGCACCCGGGCTGCGCTGAACGACATCCTCGGCCTCTACCGCGACCGGGGCTATTCTCTCGCAAGAATCCAATCGGTCCGTCTCGATTCTCTCCAGGGCATCCTTCATGTCGCCATCGACGAGGGCATCATCTCACACATGAGCATAGAAGGAACGACGAAATCGCGCGACTGGGTGATCTGGCGCGAGCTCCCCTTTAGCGTCGGCGATATCTTCACCGTTTCGAATGCCCAACAAGCCATTGCAAATATCATGGCAACGAACCTTTTCGAGCAGGTTCTGATCGATGTCCGCTACTCGGAGGATAAGGCAGAGATCGTGATCAAGACAACGGAAAAGAAATCCGAGCTGGGGGGCGTCGGCCTTCGTATCGACAGTGAACGGGGGTTGCAGCCGTCGGCCGAACTCAGGGACGAGAACTTTCTCGGAGCCGCGACCGAGCTGGGCGGCTATTTCGGGGGCGGACTCCGAAACCGAAAATATCTATTCGAATTCAAAGCGAACAGGATATTTAATTCGTATTACACATTCGACTTGAATTCGTTCTACGATCTCAAAGATATCTACGTGTACGGCAACGATCCGGCAGTTCAAACCCCGACCTCATTCAACAGGGTACGGATAGGAGAATACCGGCAAATCGAAGACGGCGGGTCCTTTTCGCTGGGAACGCAGGTCGAACGGCTCGGCACGGTGACCGCCGAATACCGCCTCGGGTTGAACCGGATCAATTTCCTTTCGGGAACGGGGTATTCGACGGATAAGTTCACGCTCCAGACCATCAAGCTCTCTTCAACGATCGACACCCAGGATCAATTCCCGTTTGCCCGCTCCGGCTCATTGATGAACATCAGCTGGGAAACCGCGTCGTCGATCGGCGCGGGAGAGATCGGTTACTCGAAGATCTTTCTCTCGTATGAATGGTTCTCGACGTATCTTGCGGGACAGACGCTCCATCCGAAAATCGTGTTCGGCTTCGGCGACCAGACACTTCCGCTCTCTCAGCAGTTCACGCTGGGGGGAGAAGATTCTTTTTACGGACTCAACGAAGATGATTCACGCGGGAGACAGATTTTCGTCATCAACGTGGAATACCGCGCGCTGCTTCCGATAAAGTTTTTCTGGGATACGTACTTCACGCTGCGGTATGACTTCGGCTCGATATGGCCGGAGCAGCAGAGCATCAGCCTCCGCGATCTTCACCACGGAGTCGGAACAGGAATTGCCATCGATACACCGGCAGGCAAGGTGAGCTTTTCGGTCGGAAGAAGTTTCTTTGTTCGAAGGGATTTATTGGCGCAGCCGCTGAGCCTCGGTCCGGTCATTGCATATTTTTCGTTCGGATACCCTCTGCTGTAG
- a CDS encoding ABC transporter permease → MNKQRVVALLKKEFGQLFKDKKLLPLVFVAPVLQLVFMGFAASLDVKNISVTLCDLDKTQASRDLIEKFTNSGYFTIEYSTEDYSTVQNYLDDNKTTMALIIPRKFGDAILQHQPAKVQVLLDGSEGNSTAIALGYVNQILVQYSNGVLAEVSGAERIGGINAQTRAWFNPSLKSRNYMVPGVLVMILLITTMNLTSMAVVKEKEIGTLEQIMVTPITPTELILGKLIPFTIIGLVNWCIVLLAMVVGFGISVKGNVPLLFGLSIFFLLTSLGLGLFVSTVSNTQQQAMMTSQFFLLQPMMYISGFTFPIENMPRFLQLLSFGVPMRYYLVVVRSIILKGVGFSNLWFEAGALLFMGVTILVASVFRFRTKLD, encoded by the coding sequence ATGAACAAGCAACGGGTTGTCGCGTTACTGAAAAAAGAATTCGGCCAGCTCTTTAAGGACAAAAAGCTGCTCCCTCTCGTCTTTGTGGCGCCGGTGCTGCAGCTCGTGTTCATGGGTTTTGCGGCGTCGCTGGACGTGAAGAACATCTCCGTCACTCTCTGTGACCTGGATAAAACTCAGGCAAGCAGGGATCTGATCGAGAAATTCACGAATTCCGGCTATTTTACGATCGAATATTCGACCGAGGATTACAGCACCGTCCAGAACTATCTTGACGACAACAAGACGACGATGGCGCTGATCATCCCGCGGAAATTCGGCGATGCCATCCTTCAGCATCAACCGGCGAAAGTTCAGGTCTTGCTCGACGGCAGCGAAGGGAACAGCACCGCCATCGCGCTGGGGTACGTCAATCAGATTCTGGTCCAGTATTCGAACGGCGTCCTGGCGGAAGTTTCGGGGGCTGAACGCATCGGCGGCATCAATGCGCAGACGCGGGCATGGTTCAACCCCTCGCTCAAAAGCCGCAACTACATGGTCCCCGGCGTCCTCGTCATGATCCTGCTGATCACGACCATGAACCTGACCTCGATGGCCGTCGTGAAGGAAAAGGAGATCGGTACGCTCGAGCAGATCATGGTCACGCCGATCACGCCGACGGAATTGATTTTAGGAAAGCTGATACCCTTCACGATCATCGGCCTTGTCAATTGGTGCATCGTACTCCTGGCGATGGTGGTCGGGTTCGGGATCTCGGTGAAAGGGAACGTTCCTTTGCTTTTCGGCCTCTCGATTTTCTTTCTGTTGACGTCGCTGGGACTCGGGTTGTTCGTGTCCACGGTGTCGAACACGCAGCAGCAGGCGATGATGACATCCCAGTTCTTTTTGCTCCAGCCGATGATGTACATTTCCGGGTTCACGTTCCCGATCGAGAATATGCCGAGGTTTTTGCAGCTCCTTTCGTTCGGTGTGCCGATGAGGTACTATCTCGTCGTTGTCCGTTCGATCATTTTGAAGGGGGTCGGTTTTTCAAACCTATGGTTTGAAGCAGGTGCGCTGCTGTTCATGGGGGTCACTATTCTCGTCGCGAGTGTGTTCAGGTTCAGGACGAAGCTCGACTGA
- a CDS encoding ABC transporter permease, translating to MIRRLIPIIKKEFRQIRRDKRVLAILTLVPALLLLLNGYALNFDVSHIRMAVIDQENSKTSRDFLNAFVTSGYFDYVQYLNSTDEAMRMIDDAKIRAAIVVPTDFSHKLLSNETTDIQVLVDGMDSNAASTILAYVQAVTLQYSQKIVLTNLSKMGRGSYVPIQYDARVWYNPELKSAKFLVPGLIGFILAITAVIATSLSIVKEKERNTIEQIDVSPITSFELVVGKMIPYAIISLVAATLVIVAAYFLFDVVVKGSYLYLFGATLLFIIAALSIGLYVSTIADSQQVAFQLASLFSMLPTMILSGFMFPIRSMPWWLQLLTNITPAKFYLVILRSIILKGVGIAAFWDQVVYLMLFTSFMLFVSVRRFRKTLG from the coding sequence ATGATACGTCGTCTCATTCCAATTATCAAAAAAGAATTCCGTCAGATCAGGCGCGACAAGCGTGTCCTTGCCATCCTGACGCTTGTGCCTGCGCTGCTCCTTTTGCTCAACGGCTATGCGCTGAACTTCGACGTCTCGCACATCAGAATGGCCGTGATCGATCAGGAGAACAGCAAGACGAGCCGCGATTTCCTGAACGCATTCGTAACATCGGGATATTTCGACTATGTGCAGTATCTGAACTCGACGGACGAAGCGATGCGGATGATCGACGACGCGAAGATCCGGGCGGCGATCGTTGTGCCAACGGATTTTTCCCATAAGCTCCTGTCCAACGAAACGACCGACATCCAGGTGCTGGTTGATGGAATGGATTCGAATGCGGCGTCGACCATCCTTGCCTATGTGCAGGCGGTCACGCTGCAATATTCCCAGAAGATCGTGCTCACCAATCTGTCCAAGATGGGGCGGGGAAGTTACGTGCCGATTCAGTACGATGCCCGCGTCTGGTATAATCCCGAGTTGAAAAGCGCCAAATTTCTGGTTCCGGGGCTCATCGGATTCATCCTTGCAATCACCGCGGTCATCGCGACGTCCCTTTCGATCGTGAAGGAAAAAGAGCGCAATACTATCGAGCAGATCGACGTTTCACCGATCACGTCGTTCGAGCTTGTTGTGGGGAAGATGATCCCCTACGCGATCATTTCGCTTGTCGCAGCAACGCTGGTCATTGTCGCAGCGTATTTTCTTTTTGATGTCGTGGTCAAGGGGAGCTATCTCTATCTGTTCGGCGCGACGCTCCTCTTCATCATTGCCGCGTTGAGCATCGGATTGTATGTCTCGACGATCGCAGACAGCCAGCAAGTTGCATTTCAGCTCGCATCGCTCTTTTCTATGCTGCCGACGATGATCCTTTCCGGATTTATGTTTCCGATCCGCAGCATGCCGTGGTGGCTGCAATTGCTGACCAACATCACGCCGGCAAAATTCTACTTGGTGATCCTGCGTTCGATCATACTGAAAGGCGTCGGCATCGCCGCATTCTGGGATCAGGTCGTCTATCTCATGCTCTTCACGTCTTTTATGCTGTTTGTCAGCGTCAGACGTTTCAGAAAAACATTAGGATGA
- a CDS encoding TolC family protein yields MVISCICLMAPALVAQERVLTIEESIAIGLENSKELHSSQMKQEYADAKASETAAGLYPSLKAQASYQKLSDIPEFKIAIPGVLPAPIGFPVILNNYSTKATLQQPLFTGWKLQSGVDNAEYSAEASRKDVESDKATLVYNIKSAYWNLYRAKDIKRVSDENVAQIESHLNDIESMYQQGMSTTNDVLKVKVQYGNAKLLQSEAANNVEIAMISFNSTLGISLSTKVAIGSTLTPTTREFPDVQKLLEEAFTDRPDLQGLDWRLRAAESGVTGAQAGWSPQIFLTGDYYYARPNQRIFPAVDAFKDSWDVGVTLQFDIWNNLTTVYQTAEAQAQYRQAKDAIAILKDGVTLEVTQSYLSFKQAKENIQLSQLTVDQANENLRVTQQKFKAGLTTNSELLDAEVALLQAKLQLTQALVDYELAQAKLEKAIGQEK; encoded by the coding sequence ATGGTCATATCTTGTATCTGCCTTATGGCGCCGGCTCTGGTCGCTCAGGAGCGCGTGCTCACAATCGAAGAAAGCATCGCCATCGGGCTCGAGAACAGCAAAGAGCTGCATTCATCGCAGATGAAGCAGGAGTATGCGGACGCGAAGGCGAGCGAAACTGCTGCCGGGCTGTACCCCTCCCTGAAAGCGCAGGCCTCGTATCAGAAATTGAGCGATATTCCGGAGTTCAAAATTGCGATCCCTGGCGTGCTTCCCGCACCGATAGGCTTTCCTGTCATCCTGAACAATTATTCGACCAAGGCAACGCTTCAGCAGCCGCTTTTTACCGGATGGAAACTGCAGAGCGGCGTCGACAACGCTGAGTACAGCGCCGAAGCTTCGCGAAAGGATGTCGAAAGCGACAAAGCGACTCTTGTCTATAATATCAAATCGGCATATTGGAATTTGTATCGGGCGAAGGATATCAAGCGTGTCAGCGATGAGAATGTCGCCCAAATTGAATCGCATCTCAACGACATTGAGAGCATGTACCAGCAGGGGATGTCGACAACGAACGATGTCCTGAAAGTGAAAGTGCAGTATGGGAACGCCAAGCTCCTTCAAAGCGAAGCGGCGAACAATGTTGAGATCGCCATGATCAGCTTCAATTCGACGCTCGGCATTTCGCTTTCGACAAAGGTCGCGATCGGTTCAACGCTGACGCCGACGACAAGGGAATTCCCGGACGTGCAGAAACTGCTCGAGGAGGCATTTACGGACAGACCGGACCTTCAGGGATTGGATTGGAGGCTTCGGGCGGCTGAGAGCGGCGTCACAGGGGCGCAGGCAGGCTGGTCGCCGCAGATTTTTTTGACCGGAGATTACTATTATGCGCGCCCAAACCAGAGAATTTTTCCGGCGGTGGATGCGTTTAAGGATTCATGGGATGTCGGCGTCACGCTCCAGTTTGATATTTGGAACAACCTGACAACCGTGTATCAGACGGCCGAGGCGCAAGCGCAATACCGGCAGGCAAAGGACGCCATCGCGATTTTGAAAGACGGGGTAACGCTCGAAGTCACCCAGAGCTATCTTTCATTCAAACAGGCGAAGGAGAATATTCAGCTTTCGCAGCTCACGGTCGACCAGGCGAACGAGAACTTGCGGGTGACACAGCAGAAATTCAAAGCGGGATTGACAACGAACTCGGAACTTCTGGATGCCGAAGTCGCGCTGCTCCAGGCAAAGCTTCAATTGACGCAGGCACTGGTCGACTACGAGCTCGCGCAGGCCAAACTTGAGAAAGCGATCGGCCAGGAAAAATAA